In the Balaenoptera ricei isolate mBalRic1 chromosome 1, mBalRic1.hap2, whole genome shotgun sequence genome, gcattgagatggaggtctctgggagatcTTTCACCATATGATATTACATGGAGCAggagatctctggtggaccaatgtcctgaacttggctctccaacTATAGAAACACAAGCCTGACACCTAGCCAGAACACcaagaacctgtgagccacatggctcagaagaaaagggagaaaaaaagaaaaaaaaaagaaagaaagaaagaaagaaagaaagaaagaaagaaagaaaaaaagaaaagaaagttattaacataaagaaaaaaattattaaaaataaaaatattaaaaagtaattaaaaaaaagaaagaaagaagagatcaaccaaaccaaaaaaaccaaatccaccaatgataacaaatgctaaaaagtatacaaaaaaaaaaaaaaaaaggacagacagaaccctaggacaaatggtaaaaggaaagctatacagacaacatcacacaaagaagcatgcacatacacactcacaaaaagagaaagaggaaaaaaatatttatatatttatatataaaaaaaataaaggaagagagcaaccaaatcaataaacaattctaccagtgataataacctctaaataataaactaagataaacataaaaccagaaacaaattagatgcagaaagcaaaccccaagtctacagttgctgccaaagtccaccacctcgatattgggatgatttgttttctattcaggttttccacagatgcaggatacatCACGTTGACTCTGGAGATTTAatttgctgctcctgaggctgctgggagaaatttccctttctgttctttgtttgcacagctcctggggttcagctttggatttggccctgcctatgtgtgtaggttgcctgagggcatctcttccctgcccagacaggacagggttaaagtagtggctgattagggggctctggctcactcaggcagtggggagggaggggtacagaatgcagggcaagcctgcagtggcagaggccggcgtgacattgcaacagtcTGAGGCACGCCatttgttctcccagggaagttgttcctggaccacaggaccctggcagtggtgggctgcacaggctctcaggaggggaggtgtggatagtgacctgtgcttgcacacaggcttcttggtggctgcagcagcagccttagtgtttcatgcccgtctctggtgtctgcactgatagccgtggctcgtgcccatctctggagctcatttaggcagtgctctgaatcccctctcctcatgcacctggaaacaatggtctcttgtctctcAGGCAGGTCTATActctttcccggactccctcctggctagcagtGGTGCACTAGTCCCTTTCagtctgtgttcatgcagccaaccccagacgtctccctgagatctgacctccgaagcccatgcctcagctcccagcccccacccgccccggcaggtgagcagacaagcctctcaggctggtgagtactgttcagcactgatcctctgtgtggaaatctctccactttgccctctgctcccctgttgctgtgctctcctccatggctacGAAGCttcccactgcccccccccccaagtccCTGGCTCTGCCagtaaaggggcttcctagtgtgtggaaacctttcctccttcacagctccctcccagaggtgcaggtcctgtccctattcttttgtctctgttttttcttttttcttttccctacccaggtacgtggggagtttcttgcctttggggaaatctgaggtcttctgctagcattcagtaggtgttctgtaggagttgttccacatgttgatgtatttctgatgtatttttggggaggaaggtgatctccatgtcttactcctccgccatcttgaaggtcccgtTTTAATGTTAATGGACATTCACTTGTTCCAGTTTGGGGACTATTATGGGTAACATTGCTTTCAATGTTCTTGTATCAATACATGTTTTTGGAACACAACTGTATACATTTCTGCTAAGTAGATATCAAGGAGTAGAAATTATTAGGTCACAGAGATGTCTATGTCCAGCTTCAGTAAATACTATCAGTTCTCCAAAGTGAATGTATCAATTTACCCTTATACTAAAAGTGTATTAAAGATTTCCAGTTATTTCACGTCGTTAGCACTATTCTCCATCTTTATAGTTTTAGCCGTCAGGTGGCTAtgtcattatgattttaatttgcatttccttttgaCTACTGACGTTGAGCACTCTTTATATGTTTACGGGTCATTTGGAGGTTCTTTCTTCTGTGGTGCGCATTCAAGttttttaccaatttttaaaattagtttgtttttccttattgatctgTAAGAGTGCTTTATATCTTCTAGATCACCACTATCCAATGGAAATACAATTTGAACAAATGTGCTTAATTTTAAACTTTCCAATAGCTacattaaaaagagtaaaaagtaGCATATgaagttaattttattatatgttttatttaaccaaTTATATCTAAATATCATCGGTTCAACATGTAACCAATACAACACTATTAAAGACATAATTTGTACACTTTGTTTTCAttctaagtttttaaaatctagtGTGCATTTTTCACTTATATACATCCCAATTTggactaaccacatttcaagtgctcaatagctacaTATGGGTAGTGAATACTTTATTGTATATTGCAGGTTCAGATGCCTTTTTGCTTATATCTTCTCCCATATCTTGGCTTTGTTGCTCACTCTCATAATGATAccggatatatatttttaattattattttgaaagtttcaaatttaaagaaaagctgCAAAAACAGTACAAAGAATTTCCTTATCCCCCTCACCCAAATTCCTCAATTGTTAAAtgttacttctctctctctttctttccatatatacatactttttctgAAATGATTCCCCCTTCTCTGTAAAGACTCTACTGTTACTCTCCCAGAGATTCTCTCATAAATCATGATCATACAACCGTACCAATCTGAAAATCAACACTGATAAACACTATCATTAAAACCACAGACCCTATTCAGATTTGCCAACTGTCCCAACAACATAGCTTTCCTATCTCATTCAGGATCCTATCCAGGAATAAATGTTGCATTACATTATGTTCATCAGTATCCCTCAGTCTGAAGTAATTCctcagcctttctatgtccctcATACTCTTGGTACGCATACATTaactttgtttttgttagttttcatATGGGATATATATTCCATCCTTTCACTGTTATTTCTTTAGCACTTAAAAATACCATTCCATTGTCTCCTGGCTTCTCTTTTTTCTATTGAAAAGTTACCCTCCAGGCTTCTTGTTGCTTCTTTAAAAGTAACCTGCCTTTTTTATCTGGCCAATTTCAAATCCTTCTCTTTAGGTTTTCCTCAGTTTTACTATGATATGACCAAAtgaagttttctttgtatttgtctTGCTTAAAATTGTAGCATTTGTTATTCTCTGGTTCAATGTTTTTCATCAGTTCGGAAATATTCTTAACCATTATCTCTTCAACTCTTGCATCTGccacattctttctctctccattcctTGTGGAACTCCAAATACATCTGTGTTAGAACTTTTCATTGTTTCTCATCTGCCTCTGTATATTCTGTCCTTGCCTCTCCAAGTTTCAGTCTGAGTacattcttttgatttattttccatttcattaatttttttcaccttttataATCTTCTGTTCTTCATGCATTCAGTTATTACTTTTGGtgatagcacttttaatttctataatttttatttgattctttttttacttctaaaattCTCCATCTTTTCATTTAGTTTCTTAAATACAATTATCAGCTTTTACCATTTGCTGTATTGATATATTACTGTTAAatccaatacatttttaaatgagacaaaaatctACTTAAAACATTATACAAAATGTTGAATCTACTTATCCCCATTCAATTAGACCACTGCAACAGAGCAAGTGGTTCTCTAGAATCATAATTCTTACAATGGCTTCATACATAGTCAAATGAGAAAAGTAGATAACTATCTCATAAATCTGTAACAGATAGTCTCCATAAATATCAGGCATCCTCTTCGTGCTATCACTATGGTTAGAAATGTACATGACAGGAACTGCTGAATTCTTTAAGATCTTCATCAAAAGTGGCTACATATAAAACTTTGTCTAACTATTCTTCTGTTCTAAGTGATCACCTGCAAAGTTTCCTTTGCACATGATCATCATTCAAAAAAATCCATCATTTAAAGATTCAATGATTCTTGACAATCCTTGGAGCTACCTGAAATTCTGTTTAGCTTCTGAATTTTACCATTCCACAATTAGTAATACAGGAGATATACATAACATATAGACAGTCTATCTTTGACTGTACTATGTCTGGATTGGCTTTAATGAAAAGTTGATAAATTTGCATCAGTCTGAATGAAGGTGGGCCCTGTTGTGTGTTATATGAGTAACATAAACATAAAGACTGATGGGgaaattttctctttccctgagTACACTGGGATctctattggttttgtttttagggtctaatctatctttttcttttagcttCTTACCTCAGAAACCAAGAATTTGCTTCAGGATCACAaatttccttgctttcttttgcTTCCTATGTTCACGCTGCAATCTTCAGGCTTCTTCTAAAATCTGAAGCCAAGTACAGGTATTTTAAAGTCCGCACTTGATCTTAAAGTCCACACTAATCTCTGGATTTCCTTTGTGTttattcctacttttttttttttttttgtaggagtGGTTGTTTTATATTGAATGCCAAACATTTTgcgtaaaaaaattataaaaattatttgaggcTCGGATGATGTTATGCTAATAGatgaattatttttgtttctggtaTGCAGTAAGGGTAGAAATAGATCATCTTAATGTAACTGGGGACTGAGTTGATACAAAGCTGAATTTCAGGATTTTTTGAGAGCTGCTCtatttcttatttacttttattgctgAGGTGTATTTCTTTAGAGTCCTAACTAAAAGTCCAGGGTGTTTTCCAGTCTCCTATCTCCCATGGTCAGCCTAATTTTTGCTCCCCATCTTTCAGAGACCATCTGCTCAAATTTCTGCTCAAATCCTCTGCTTCTCCACtggcttttttattattattatttttaatttatttaatttatttttttatacaacaagttcttattaattatctattttatacatattagtgtatatatgtcaatcccaatctcccaattcatcataccaccaccaccccccatcccaccgcattcccccttggtgtccatacgtttgttctctacttctgtgtctctatttctgccttgcaaaccggttcatctgtaccatttttctaagttccacatatatgcgttaatatacgatatttgtttttctctttctgacttgcctcactctgtatgacagtctctaaatccatccacgtctctacaaatgacccaatttcattcctttttatgtcagCTGGCTTTTTAATTAGCGAATGTTCAAAGGGAACAGCAGCACCAACTGCTGGGCTCATCACTTTGGGCTACCCCTCTCTCCGGGATCTTGGTTCTGCAGGTTCTTTCTTCTTTGGTATATCTCTGATGTCTTGAAATATATATGCTTTATTGAGTCTGGTTTTTCTATCTCTTATCACCTGGAGGATTATCTTGAAGCAAACCAATCTACCAATGAGGGAATATGTTGCCATAATTTCAAAGTACTTTGCGAGACACATTTCATGTCACTAATAATGTAAACACTAATTTCCAAAAAGCACTGTgggtattaaaaatattaatattctggggcttccctggtggcgcagtggttgagagtctgcctgccaatgcaggggacacgggttcgggccctggtctgggtagatcccacatgtcgtggagcagctgggcccatgagccacaattgctgagcccgcgtgtctggagcctgtgctccgcaacaagagaggccacgatggtgagaggcccgtgcaccgcgatgaggagtggcccccacttgccgcaactggagaaagccctcgcacagaaacaaggacccagcatagccataaataaatgaataaataaaataaaaattaaaaaaaagatacctacaaaaaaaataatattaatattccttaaaatatcaaagaaagtgaaaattaaCAAATTCATACTATATCTCTTTACATTTTGTTTACCATAATTTTTACTGTAATTATATTTTGAGTAGAAAGGAGGCTTGAAGCAAATTGTGCAATAATGTTGAGACCATATTTTTATTCCAATTAAGCTTTGTTTCTCATAAGACCTTCTCCTATATTACTGGGCTTTCTGCattatttggtttaaaaaaaaaaaccttcttcaaTGTTGCTATATATGTCAGATACAATCAGTTATTTTTGTAGAGGCCAGGAAGACATTTGAATGTTATATACGACTTGACACAATTCACTGTGTAACTGGGCAATGAGCTACAGGTATCCAACCTCCCTGGCCCATTGACCAGGAGCATCgcctaaataatttttaacaagcAAAACACTTCTACAAGTTTCCAAAATATCCTCTAGGACTCAGTATTACCTCTTTTGGAAACCCTATATTAGAGCTATAAAATCATCCCTGTAGACTGTGCTAGCCCTGGGTATGTGTGGATCCCAAGATCATCCTTAGAAGCCAAAGATAGAATGTACCAATCACACTGCATTCTGTTGCCTCTCACACCTGACAACTCTTAAAGTTATCCTAAAATCAGGTGATAACAAGTTAGTGTTAATATCTAGGACAAAGGTAAAGAAATCATCACACACTCTGATATTTCTTCTTGGGTTAGGATGGGAGTGCTCCTAAGCTAGCTAGATACTATTTCAGTAATAATAATCTCTTGCATTGTCACCTACCAAGCACTAGGCAACGAACTGCTTTAATCCTGTTAtcttaatcctctcaacaaccctatAAAGAGGAATTATTGTTCCcaatttagagatgaggaaactgggacttAAGTAACTGCCCCCAAATTTAAACTATTAAGCACTTCTGTGATTCCACTGCACTCTTACTGTTCCCCTAAGGACTCCAGACCTTTTAAAGCCTCGAGCACCACTTAGGGGTAGAAGGGGGTAACCTGATGGGAATTgcttgaagaaaaggaaaaatgtgtcTAAGAGAGGCCTAATACAGATCTATCTGGGCTCCATTAGGTCCCCAACTCCCCTCTTCTGGGCATTTCCCAGGAATCCCACCCCCATAGGCCACCACTGCAGAGGCTGTGTTTTCCCACATCCTTGAACCTAGTAGCTTGGATTTCAGGGCATCCTGAACATCGGGGTCCCTGCTTCCTCAACAGTGCATTTCTGGTGGCCCAGCTTCCAAAGCTCTTCAGCCTACAACttcagatgcagcaaacccccttcctcctgcccagcTGCAGAATTCTCACTCCCCTGGGCTCCTGGCCTTGGAGGTGCAGTTCCTGCCTCAAGGATGGCTCTGCAGGATTCCCCACTTGCTGAGTAGGCTAGCTCAGAGCCACTCCTCTCCGGGAGCTTGGCAGCTGGGGCTGCCCAGCCCCGCCTCTGTTTCTTAGGCAATGTAGTACACAAACTCTGGCCCTGGTGGCACTGCTGAGATGTGCTTCAATAAAGCAGGTAAGGAGGGCTGTAATGGAGGAGTCAAGAGTAGAGGCAAGAGGAAGAgtagggaggctgggaaagaagAAGGGCGAAGGGAGGGAAAATGCGCTTCACCCCCTTACATGGAGTTGATCTGGTTTTTGTTAAGAGCTGGGCCTGCTCTTAAGagctctgcccctcctccctaCACCCCACCTGCCCCCGAGCTCTCACTTAGACCAGGGGTCTTCCCTCATGTGGAGTTTCTCCTGTTTCTTGATCTTCAGAGCCGCTGGTTAACTACTCCTTTGGAACATGTCAACAGAGGAAGGTCTTTCCTCACTCCTGTCCCCCAAGCTTGTTGGGGAACAAGTTGCTCCCTTTTAGGGGAGTGCCCAACAGAGGGCCTGGATGTTACATAGCAGAAGATGTGAGTATTCACCTTCCCTTAGGTGGGTCTCAGGGTATCTAAGGATACCCAAGTTTCCTGGAAGAAAAACTGTATGGGATTTGTGACCTTCAGGGTCCCAACATGAGAAATTGCCCTGGTCCTCTACAACTAGCTGTCAGGGCCAATATCAGAAATCAAAGGACAGTTGCTCCCTTTTTGCCTCCCACCAAACGCAAGCCTTGGCCTCATGCAATCCCCAGTATAGTCCTCACCAAAAGAGACTCCATTCCTACCTCCAAAGTCAAGTGACTCAATAGCTCCCCTTAGTCCAAATCTGGACTGTGGCTGTGCTGGTAGGTCAGTTTATGAAATCATATAATCAGACTGACAGTTGCATTACAGCAGATTCATCTCTGTGGGGCTCAGAGGAGTGGATTCACTGGAAGTAGAGAAATGTCAATCACTCTACCTATCCAGCCACATTCCTTTGTAGAGTTGCCTGGGTTACTTATGTAATTGTTTGTATGGTCTTGATGCAGAGGaatcaagaaagaaagagcaacTTTGGCCGAGAAGATTCAGGAATACTCTAAGTTCATTCTGTTTTAATAACTATAATATTCTCTatgtatgttttttctttctttgtttgttttctatatactaCCGGAAGAGGTATGGCTTGGCATACAACCTCTCTAAGGTCCCAACCAGTATAAAAGGATATGCTTTTGGAGCCAGAACAGCCATGAGGTTTAAGCCAATTAGCAAGGTGAGAAATGGCTGAATGTGCTTAGATTTTAGTGTGATCCATGTTGCTGTGTGTATTTGCACTGGGGAGCAAAGCTGGAGGTTATGTAAAGAATATGCCctgaaattcaaggaaaaaagtCATTTGGGCAAAAGCTACTAAGAAGCCTATCAGAAAAGCTTGGATGTTAGCATTGCaaatgtgtgtgtgagtatacTGGGAGAGTGGAAAACAATTCTCAGAATGAATGGTACCAAGGCAGGGCTTCAGTCTTGAGACACCTGATGTTAAAATACTGGAAGCTTTGTTTATATGCATCATATTaccttttcagttaaaaaaaaaaatccaacttctTCACCCTTTTGCGTGATTGGCCTTCAAGTCTTCAGTATAGGTTCCTAATCTCTTGTTGGATGTTTTCTTGACACTTAAGCTCAAGGAGAGGGATACTGGCTCCAGAAGAATCTCTGAGTAGGATGGTGGGATGGTGGGATGGTGGGGATAGTAGCTGCAATAAGTTACCTTGGCTCTCTACCCACCATAGGTTTATTTCTACATCCTAAGCTTTAGGTACATTTAGGTAGCTGAACCATACCCTTATCTTAGTTTTCTACCTACTATAGGCTTGTTTCTAAACCATACCTGATATATGAACAGGAAAAGgatgattttgttttctctacTTAGAAGacttttcgtgtgtgtgtgtgtgtgtgtgtgtgtgtgtgtgtgtgtgtgtatatatgtatcacccTCTAACATATTGGTCTTTTTCTTGGAAACAGGATATGACACCTTACCCAGGCATGTACCAGACAGTCAATCCTCGAGAGCACAAACACAATTTTGCTCCATTTAATTCTTTGCTGCCTCGATTTAGGACATACTCAAAGGACTCTTGTTATCCTGGGTATGTGTCCCTTTTTCTGGTGCACTTCAACAAATAGCAATAGGAAAGGAAGTACAAAAAGGGGTTTCATCCCAACCATGCCCTCTAAATAAGAAATCATCTGTCTTTAAAGATTCAACCTCTTGCCTTCCAGGTCTCTAGAATTATAAAATTGTAGAGTATAgtgattcattcaataaatatttataaatgatgtGACCATGGTTCCTTggaggacaggaaaaaaaaaaaaaaaatttataaatggcCAGGCAGATTTGTAGGGTTCAGAGATTTTGCATTAAACCCATCACACAAGATTCCTGATTTCTTCGAGTTTATATTCTAGAGTCCAAACAATGAGaagcaaataaacaagaaaatatcaaTGGTAATAAGGAGAGTGGCCATATTATTTGTTAGTCAGACAGTGACACTTCTGAGAATGAAAGGGTGTCTTATTAACCATTATACCAAGATGGTAGCCATAAACTAGGGCTGTCATGGGTGCATCAGGAAGTCTGGTGACCTGGTGATGTGCTGAATAAAATCAAACAGGATGATGATATCATACAGAGTGGTGGACTGGAATCTACTTTGGCAAGGATTGTCAAGATAGGTCTTTTTGGGGAAATGACACTATCTGAAATCACAATGACAAGACTGAGCTGGCCCTGTGAAGATCTGGGCCCAGAGTTTCTCCGAGAGgaggaatagcaagtgcaaacGCTATAAGCTGGGAAGGAATTTGgtgtgaggaaaaaagaaagaagattagTTTGGCGAGAGTGCAGTGAGCAAGGAGGAAATGAGAGCATAGGAGGAGGGGCGGGGCTAGAATACGTAGGCCTAATAGACCAAGGGAGGCATTATAAGTGCTTTAGGAAGCCTTTCAGAATGTGTGGAATTGTAGGGCACAGTGTCAAGGTCTttcttttactgatgagaaatccAAGGGTCAGAGAGTGAGTGTAACTTTCTCAAGGTTGTAGTAAGGAAGTGGAGATGTTGAATATTGATTCCCTTGTCCATTCTATGTGTTATTTCCACAGCAAAGAGTCTACACCAAAAGGCAAAGTGTTATGAACAAAGGCAATTATTAAATAATCTCATTATCAAGAAATTTCACCTGGTTCTGCTTTGCTGTCCCTAGATTACTGATAACTCTAATTACCACTGCACTTTTATCCTCAATTTTATATCATGAGCAGTACTTATGTATCACTGTGTTAGTTGTCTTTTATCACCCACCATTTCTGGGAACTTTTGGTCTCTCAGCTAAGGATACTGACgttctggaaatattttaaaatagagttgATTTTTACTTTGTCAAGACTAGATATCTTGAACGCTAAAACTTAGttagaaatacattaaaaggtAAAGGAATCCTATGTTAATCAGTTGGCTACCATTCCCCAAAGAGTTAGGACTCTAGATCAGAGGTAGAAATTCATATATGGCCACTAACTCATTACatatgatgttttgtatttttgtttctagCCCCACCACATACaacccagagataaagccaccaAAAAAAGTCACCTGGCCAATGAAATTTGGATCTCCAGACTGGGCTCAGGTTCCATGTTTACAGAAAAGAACACTGAGAACAGAGGTAATAGGATTGGACTTCTATGGAGCCCTTTACCTAATATGTCCATGTATATCAGTGATTCTTAACCAGGAGTCTGTGAATAAGCTTCAAGAAATCCTTGTTCCCCTGAAATTACTTGCACaattttgtgtgtatatgcatatgggGATCTTTTTGGAGAGTTACACAATTtcacttgatttttaaatgtgcgTGTGAGCAAACAAGTCGCATTTTCTTATTTAGTTCTCAAATAATGTATAGTAGTCCGAGATACTTATCCCTCTATGactgaggaggaaactgaggctcagatgaaCTAAGTGGCTTGTAGAAGTTGCTCAACTAGAATCTAGATCTTGTGAGTCCTAAGCCAGTGTTCTTTCCATCACACCACTTGCATATTAGATCATCAAGGGGCTATGGATCGTTCTGTCAAGATCATGGATTTCAGgaacagactgcctgggttcaaatactaGTTCCATATTTGCTTGCTTTGTGATCCTGTGCAAGTCCTCTAActtttccaagcctcagtttgcttatctttaaaatagaTATACTAATAGACTCAATCTGATAAAGTTGTAAAGATTGAGATATTGTAGagaagcatttagcacagtaccTGTAACATAATAAATGCTCTCAATCCATGTCAGCTGTCATAATTCCAGAGGTGCCTTTTTTCCCCTAGTGGAACTTTGGattaattctacaaatatttattaaacatcaaaCGTATTAACATCATTGTGCCTATGGGTAACATTCAAGTATTAAACACATAATCTTCATTTTCAAGAAGTTTACCAGCCATACTTGACAATTTACCAAGTAGAAAATAATTCCTAGAATGATATATACCAGAGTAAGATGACAAATAGTACATGTACATAGTAATGTTGAGAGATTCACTAAGGCTAGGTTACTATGCAGTTGGGGTTCAGCTAGGCCACAACAGCTCTAACATACAGTTCTATTTTGCACAGCCAAGAAGACCAGAGGCAGAGGGTTCTCATTCTAATATTAACCTAGACAACATTCTTCCATTGCAGTTGCCCACAGACAAAGACTTTAGAAAGCATCAGAACCGTGTGGCCTACCTAAGCCTGTATTACAACTGAAAAGCTGTGACTA is a window encoding:
- the LOC132351129 gene encoding protein pitchfork-like isoform X1, translated to MCFNKAEPLVNYSFGTCQQRKVFPHSCPPSLLGNKLLPFRGVPNRGPGCYIAEDRYGLAYNLSKVPTSIKGYAFGARTAMRFKPISKDMTPYPGMYQTVNPREHKHNFAPFNSLLPRFRTYSKDSCYPGPTTYNPEIKPPKKVTWPMKFGSPDWAQVPCLQKRTLRTELPTDKDFRKHQNRVAYLSLYYN
- the LOC132351129 gene encoding protein pitchfork-like isoform X2; amino-acid sequence: MCFNKAEPLVNYSFGTCQQRKVFPHSCPPSLLGNKLLPFRGVPNRGPGCYIAEDDMTPYPGMYQTVNPREHKHNFAPFNSLLPRFRTYSKDSCYPGPTTYNPEIKPPKKVTWPMKFGSPDWAQVPCLQKRTLRTELPTDKDFRKHQNRVAYLSLYYN